In a genomic window of bacterium:
- a CDS encoding DUF5677 domain-containing protein, producing MQEDKLEKKTEEQRTTDISKHKREGKTLLPPFRQLPMSPSSWKDNRMPEMLWAVLLIGNIKREEALDIFRKVAELVRKNPTLSDVTHSGIATWPKESRIALINLLKESHPEAQKILRSLVIFPALPGYSEWKEILGDPKDEGETADFLAKGVSATLWHQSQEATDCRWIKFLCEIHGGKIKFSSSIGGIDETLRGVFEYPNYGDLRHVRPFIRASEIGMQMRNEGKQNDWPEKFWKACLQSTLCAPLPRKEQRKDSIRVSHDQIHRTRHLLLLHYLKTDESTAIESRHDAIFGFGFYALRLLDELVATNLSRGMIGRLALRSCVEAYITLSYLIKKKDEATWSDYRNYGIGKMKLSYLKNRDLKDKPSFIDEAFLKEITNEDQWEEFSDIDLGHWTDSDLRKMSDDAGCKDIYDAYYDWTSSFSHGNWGAIREANFAMCANPLHRLHLIPSVSVYPLPGVLEDVVKITNFILELIHSQYPDLNCKIMSEPKPEKISWWKGIYSKIRYRKMYKFLGFITGQK from the coding sequence ATGCAAGAAGATAAATTAGAGAAAAAAACCGAAGAACAGCGCACAACGGACATTTCTAAGCATAAACGGGAAGGTAAAACTCTCCTCCCTCCGTTTCGGCAACTTCCAATGAGCCCTTCCTCTTGGAAAGATAATCGGATGCCGGAAATGCTCTGGGCTGTTTTGTTGATTGGAAATATAAAGCGAGAGGAAGCCCTTGATATTTTTCGAAAGGTTGCCGAGCTGGTGAGAAAAAATCCGACCTTATCGGATGTTACACACTCGGGAATAGCGACTTGGCCAAAAGAGAGCCGGATCGCCTTAATCAACCTACTTAAAGAATCACATCCCGAAGCACAAAAAATCTTGCGCTCGCTCGTCATATTTCCCGCGCTTCCAGGCTATAGTGAATGGAAAGAAATTTTAGGAGATCCAAAAGACGAGGGAGAGACCGCGGATTTTCTCGCAAAGGGCGTGAGTGCAACTTTATGGCATCAATCGCAAGAGGCCACCGATTGCAGATGGATTAAATTTTTATGCGAAATTCACGGCGGAAAAATAAAATTTTCAAGCTCTATTGGTGGAATTGATGAGACCTTGCGAGGCGTATTTGAATATCCAAACTACGGGGATTTGAGACACGTGCGTCCCTTTATACGCGCTTCCGAAATTGGAATGCAAATGAGAAATGAAGGAAAACAAAATGATTGGCCGGAGAAATTTTGGAAAGCATGCCTGCAATCAACACTCTGCGCACCTCTGCCAAGAAAAGAACAAAGAAAGGATAGTATCAGAGTAAGCCACGACCAAATTCACAGAACTAGACATCTCCTTCTGCTTCATTATCTCAAGACTGATGAATCTACTGCCATTGAGTCTAGACACGATGCAATATTTGGTTTTGGTTTCTATGCGTTAAGACTATTGGATGAATTAGTCGCTACGAATCTATCGAGAGGAATGATAGGCAGACTAGCTCTTAGGTCGTGCGTAGAAGCTTATATCACACTTTCTTATCTCATTAAGAAAAAAGACGAAGCTACATGGAGCGATTATCGAAATTATGGAATTGGGAAAATGAAATTAAGCTATCTAAAAAACAGGGATTTGAAGGACAAACCATCTTTTATTGATGAGGCATTTCTGAAGGAAATAACAAATGAAGATCAGTGGGAGGAGTTTTCTGATATAGATCTCGGGCACTGGACAGATTCAGATTTGCGAAAGATGAGTGATGATGCTGGGTGTAAGGATATTTATGACGCATATTACGATTGGACATCGTCTTTTTCGCATGGCAATTGGGGTGCAATACGAGAAGCCAATTTCGCCATGTGCGCAAATCCATTACATAGACTACATCTTATTCCTTCGGTTTCCGTCTATCCGTTACCCGGCGTGTTGGAAGACGTAGTAAAAATAACAAATTTTATTTTAGAGCTCATACACTCTCAGTATCCCGATCTCAACTGTAAGATTATGAGCGAACCTAAGCCAGAGAAAATTTCTTGGTGGAAAGGGATATATTCAAAAATTCGCTATCGTAAAATGTATAAATTCTTAGGCTTTATCACTGGCCAAAAATAA
- a CDS encoding very short patch repair endonuclease → MDVFSKKKRSEIMSKIRSKNTKAERIVFCELRKRKIYFQKHYKKAAGSPDIAFPRKKIAIFIDGDFWHGRYFLKDEKRLPKKYWREKIKSNILRDKRNRAKLKKQGWKILRIWEHEIIKNPIKAFWEIGKFINKSKV, encoded by the coding sequence ATGGACGTTTTTTCTAAAAAGAAAAGAAGCGAAATAATGTCAAAAATTCGCTCGAAAAATACAAAAGCTGAGCGCATTGTTTTTTGCGAGCTCCGGAAAAGAAAAATCTATTTCCAAAAACATTATAAAAAAGCCGCTGGTTCCCCTGACATCGCCTTTCCTAGAAAAAAGATAGCAATTTTTATTGACGGGGACTTCTGGCACGGAAGATATTTTTTAAAAGATGAGAAGAGGCTTCCCAAAAAATACTGGCGAGAAAAAATTAAATCAAATATCTTGCGCGATAAAAGAAATCGAGCAAAGCTGAAAAAACAAGGGTGGAAAATTTTGAGAATCTGGGAGCATGAAATAATAAAAAATCCGATTAAAGCATTCTGGGAAATTGGTAAATTTATAAATAAATCGAAAGTATAA
- the lexA gene encoding transcriptional repressor LexA gives MQTLTKKQKLVFDFINTYRAENGISPTIEEIRKKLKLRAVSTIHEHINTLKEKGYLSKSDNSARGISLKKKIKSIIEIPIIGRIAAGQPIEAIENIEDTISLINPSIKTSEGYYALRVVGESMIDEGIFDGDIVVIKKQSVAENGQTVVAIIDDNEATLKKLYREKTRFRLEPRNQSLLPFYRKEVEVRGVVVQIIRNIDTKEEKKPQKKTRHGFRTIDLFAGIGGIRIGFENAGFSTVFANDFEPQCKETYDLNFKDSKLIVEDIRKIGIDDLPEFDFLLGGFPCQAFSIAGYRQGFNDEKGRGNLFFDIARIIDARKPEGFLLENVKNLKSHDGGKTFKIIEETLKNLGYHIKPKVLNSMEYGNIPQNRERIYIVGFKNKDYADKFSFPDPIKLSKKINDLLEKNVSEKYYYNGKPLYEKLKGFVKEEGKVYQWRRQYVRENKSGVCPTLTANMGMGGHNVPIIKDKKGIRKLTPLECARVQGFPENYKLPQIADSALYKQLGNSVSVPVIEAVARQMMKAME, from the coding sequence ATGCAAACTCTGACAAAAAAACAAAAACTGGTCTTCGATTTTATAAATACATATCGAGCTGAAAATGGCATTTCGCCCACGATTGAAGAAATTAGGAAGAAGTTAAAACTTAGGGCGGTTTCAACAATTCACGAACATATAAATACCCTAAAAGAAAAAGGCTATCTTTCAAAATCTGATAATTCAGCAAGAGGCATCTCTCTTAAGAAAAAAATAAAATCAATTATTGAGATTCCAATTATTGGGAGAATTGCTGCCGGTCAGCCGATTGAAGCAATAGAGAATATAGAGGATACGATTTCACTTATAAATCCTAGCATTAAAACCTCAGAGGGTTATTACGCGCTCCGTGTTGTCGGTGAAAGTATGATTGACGAAGGTATTTTTGATGGCGATATTGTCGTGATTAAAAAACAATCAGTAGCAGAAAATGGACAGACAGTCGTGGCCATTATTGACGACAACGAAGCAACGCTTAAAAAGTTATATCGGGAAAAAACAAGATTTCGGCTAGAACCGAGAAATCAAAGCTTGCTCCCTTTTTATAGAAAAGAAGTTGAAGTGAGGGGCGTGGTTGTTCAGATAATTAGGAATATAGATACAAAAGAGGAGAAAAAACCACAAAAAAAGACAAGGCATGGATTCAGAACCATTGACCTATTTGCAGGTATTGGCGGAATAAGGATTGGTTTTGAAAATGCTGGTTTTAGCACTGTTTTTGCAAATGATTTTGAACCTCAATGTAAAGAAACATACGATCTTAATTTTAAGGATTCGAAATTAATTGTTGAGGATATAAGAAAAATCGGCATAGACGATTTGCCAGAATTTGATTTTTTATTAGGCGGGTTCCCTTGCCAAGCATTTTCTATCGCAGGATATAGGCAGGGATTTAACGACGAAAAAGGGCGTGGAAATTTATTTTTCGATATTGCGCGGATTATCGATGCTCGTAAGCCAGAAGGTTTTCTTCTAGAAAATGTAAAAAATCTAAAAAGCCATGACGGGGGAAAAACTTTCAAAATAATCGAGGAAACATTGAAAAATCTCGGCTACCACATAAAACCTAAAGTCTTAAATAGCATGGAATACGGGAATATTCCGCAGAATCGAGAACGAATTTATATTGTAGGTTTCAAAAATAAAGATTATGCCGACAAGTTTTCTTTTCCCGATCCGATAAAACTATCGAAAAAGATCAATGACTTGCTAGAAAAAAATGTCTCTGAAAAGTATTATTACAATGGAAAACCTTTATATGAAAAATTGAAAGGTTTTGTAAAAGAAGAAGGAAAAGTATATCAATGGCGCAGGCAATATGTCCGTGAAAATAAAAGCGGTGTTTGTCCAACGCTCACAGCAAACATGGGCATGGGGGGGCATAATGTGCCCATTATTAAAGATAAGAAAGGAATTAGGAAACTGACTCCGCTAGAATGCGCTCGCGTTCAAGGTTTCCCGGAAAATTACAAATTGCCGCAAATTGCAGATTCTGCCCTATATAAACAGCTTGGAAATTCGGTAAGCGTGCCAGTAATTGAGGCTGTCGCAAGACAAATGATGAAAGCAATGGAATAG
- a CDS encoding helix-turn-helix transcriptional regulator, with the protein MTKAIYSKDHKYIVEQLKKARQGAGLDQAEVAKLLGKTQSHVSKVEAGQRRIDIVHLREFAKIYRKDISFFIK; encoded by the coding sequence ATGACAAAAGCAATTTATTCAAAAGACCATAAATACATTGTTGAGCAATTAAAAAAAGCTCGCCAAGGAGCGGGCTTAGATCAGGCAGAAGTTGCAAAATTGCTCGGCAAGACACAATCCCATGTTTCCAAGGTTGAAGCGGGTCAGCGGCGTATTGACATTGTTCATTTACGGGAATTCGCAAAAATATATCGGAAAGACATATCGTTTTTTATTAAATAG
- a CDS encoding Panacea domain-containing protein gives MVNTTCPKIDERIYKNAVLYFIKYCNNQYLHGTKLNKLLYYLDFVYFRDHKKSITGDLYIHQEYGPVPSHAGEILTELNSDQAIDIQTIDYKNGEMINFKIKDSTKLDESVFSVDQSKLLKQICDEFGNWPTDKIVAQTHLEAPWFYSKPYEVVDYAYASDIDFFR, from the coding sequence ATGGTTAATACTACATGCCCAAAAATTGACGAGCGTATATATAAAAACGCTGTTTTGTATTTTATTAAGTATTGTAATAATCAGTATTTACACGGCACAAAACTTAATAAGCTTTTATATTATCTTGATTTTGTATATTTTCGTGATCATAAAAAATCTATTACTGGAGATTTATATATTCATCAAGAATATGGTCCTGTACCCTCACATGCTGGCGAAATACTTACTGAACTTAATAGTGACCAAGCGATTGATATTCAAACCATTGACTACAAAAATGGCGAAATGATAAATTTTAAGATTAAAGATTCAACAAAATTAGACGAGTCTGTTTTCTCCGTTGATCAAAGTAAACTGCTTAAGCAAATTTGTGACGAATTCGGAAATTGGCCGACCGATAAAATCGTTGCGCAGACGCATCTTGAAGCGCCTTGGTTTTATTCAAAACCGTATGAAGTTGTCGATTATGCCTATGCAAGCGACATTGATTTCTTTCGGTAA
- a CDS encoding LD-carboxypeptidase: MKPAKLKKGDEVRVIAPSRSMSIIAEESKNIANRRFFEMGLKLSFGKHIEEVDEFVSYSIESRIEDLHEAFSNPDVKAIFTVIGGFNSNQLLRYIDWDLIKKNPKILCGFSDITALNNAIYAKTGLITYSGPHYSTFGHELYFDHTLEYFKKCLLQDKPFEVLPSKNWTDDMWWADQKNRNLVPNPGWLVINEGGAEGTIVGSNLCTFNLLQGTEYFPSLEGSVLFLEDDEESKPYHFNRDLQSLIHLPEFKGVKGIVIGRFQKASQMTDDKLIKIIKTKKELDKIPVIANVDFGHTDPIITFPIGGTARMRVEKENSKLEIIEH; encoded by the coding sequence ATTAAACCAGCAAAACTTAAAAAAGGCGATGAAGTGCGAGTTATTGCGCCATCAAGATCAATGTCGATTATCGCCGAAGAAAGTAAAAATATCGCGAATCGTCGATTTTTCGAAATGGGGTTGAAATTGAGTTTTGGCAAACACATTGAAGAAGTAGACGAATTTGTTTCCTACTCAATCGAATCGCGCATTGAAGATTTGCATGAGGCGTTTAGTAATCCTGATGTAAAAGCGATTTTTACCGTGATTGGCGGATTCAATAGTAACCAGCTTTTAAGATACATTGATTGGGATTTAATCAAGAAGAATCCAAAGATACTCTGTGGCTTTTCCGATATTACCGCTTTGAATAATGCGATATATGCCAAGACAGGCCTGATAACTTATTCTGGGCCACACTATTCAACTTTTGGCCATGAGCTGTATTTTGACCATACTTTAGAATATTTTAAAAAATGTTTACTTCAAGACAAACCTTTTGAAGTCTTACCAAGTAAAAATTGGACTGATGATATGTGGTGGGCGGATCAAAAAAATAGAAATCTTGTTCCTAACCCTGGTTGGCTAGTGATAAACGAAGGAGGAGCAGAAGGAACGATTGTTGGTTCTAATCTTTGCACATTTAATCTTTTACAAGGAACTGAGTATTTCCCTAGCTTAGAAGGTTCGGTATTGTTTCTCGAAGACGATGAAGAATCAAAGCCATATCATTTTAATAGAGACTTGCAATCCCTCATTCATCTTCCTGAGTTCAAAGGAGTGAAAGGAATTGTTATCGGTAGATTTCAGAAGGCTAGCCAGATGACAGATGATAAATTAATCAAGATAATAAAGACCAAAAAAGAATTGGATAAAATTCCAGTCATTGCCAATGTAGACTTTGGACATACTGATCCAATAATCACTTTTCCAATTGGCGGAACAGCAAGAATGCGAGTAGAAAAAGAAAATTCAAAACTAGAGATTATCGAACATTAG